A genomic window from Salvia miltiorrhiza cultivar Shanhuang (shh) chromosome 5, IMPLAD_Smil_shh, whole genome shotgun sequence includes:
- the LOC130986674 gene encoding probable serine protease EDA2, translating to MRFAVPAPASISLAILVLTLAVASAQRHLRERETSSSSYLTKEEHWMNQTIDHFSPYDRDQFAQRYYEYLDEFRSHDSPIFLKICGESVCNGISNDYLGVLAKKFGAAVVSLEHRYYGKSYPFGSFSTDNLRYLSSKQALFDLAVFRQYYQESLNEKLNKSTDNPWFVFGISYAGALSAWFRLKFPHLTCGSLASSGVVLAVYNFTKFDEQVGESAGAECKAVLQEITSLVEQRLESNQKDLKKLFNASKLSKDGDFLYFLADAAVTAIQYGDPDELCDPLTKAKKAGEDLVEAYAKYVKEYYIDYIGADVETYDQQHLKKAKISDSSSDRLWWFQVCTEVAYFQVAPANDSIRSSKVDTRYHLDLCKNVFGNDMSGPDVNATNLYYGGKEIAGSKIIFTNGSQDPWRHASKQTSSRDMPAYIIKCHNCGHGSDMRGCPQSRLVPKGDSKNCSSPDAVNKVRQNIITYIDQWLSECQFSGVTAM from the exons ATGAGGTTCGCTGTCCCGGCGCCGGCGTCGATTTCGCTGGCGATTTTAGTGTTGACTTTGGCGGTTGCTTCGGCGCAGCGGCATTTACGGGAGCGGGagaccagcagcagcagctatTTGACCAAGGAAGAGCACTGGATGAATCAAACTATCGATCACTTCTCTCCCTAC GACCGCGACCAGTTTGCTCAACGTTATTATGAATATCTTGATGAGTTTCGGTCTCATGATAGTCCAATATTTCTTAAGATCTGTGGTGAATCTGTGTGCAATGGCATTAGTAATGACTATTTGGGG GTTTTAGCAAAGAAGTTTGGAGCAGCTGTGGTTTCCCTTGAGCATCGTTACTATGGAAAAAGCTATCCTTTTGGATCATTCAGCACGGATAATCTGAGATATCTTTCGTCAAAACAAGCACTATTCGATTTGGCTGTTTTCAGACAGTATTATCAG GAGTCCTTAAATGAGAAGCTCAACAAATCAACAGACAATCCATGGTTTGTCTTTGGTATTTCATATGCGGGAGCCCTAAGTGCGTGGTTCCGCCTGAAGTTCCCTCATCTTACTTGCGGAAGTCTTGCGAGCTCAGGAGTTGTTCTTGCTGTCTACAACTTCACAAAATTTGATGAGCAG GTTGGTGAATCCGCTGGTGCAGAATGTAAAGCTGTGTTGCAAGAAATTACTAGTCTTGTTGAGCAGAGACTTGAATCGAATCAGAAAGATCTAAAGAAATTATTTAATGCGTCTAAG CTATCAAAAGATGGTGATTTCTTGTATTTTCTGGCAGATGCAGCAGTCACAGCG ATTCAATATGGAGATCCAGATGAACTCTGTGACCCTCTTACCAAGGCAAAGAAAGCTGGAGAAGATTTAGTG GAAGCATATGCCAAATATGTGAAGGAGTATTACATAGACTATATCGGTGCCGATGTTGAGACTTATGACCAACAGCATTTGAAGAAAGCCAAAATATCCGATAGCAGTTCTGATCGCTTGTGGTGGTTCCAAGTGTGTACAGAAGTTGCATATTTTCAAGTTGCACCTGCAAATGATAGCATCCGTTCGTCAAAAGTTGACACTAG ATATCATTTGGATCTCTGCAAAAATGTCTTTGGCAATGATATGTCTGGTCCTGATGTTAATGCAACAAATCTATATTATGGAGGCAAAGAAATTGCTG GTTCAAAAATAATCTTCACGAATGGTTCACAGGACCCTTGGCGACATGCATCTAAACAGACATCTTCACGTGACA TGCCTGCGTACATCATCAAGTGTCATAATTGTGGCCATGGATCGGACATGCGTGGCTGTCCTCAGTCTCGTTTGGTTCCCAAGG GTGATTCAAAGAACTGCTCCTCCCCGGATGCGGTAAACAAAGTAAGGCAGAATATCATCACCTACATCGATCAGTGGCTCTCTGAATGCCAGTTTTCAGGTGTAACTGCCATGTAA
- the LOC130986676 gene encoding fructose-bisphosphate aldolase 1, chloroplastic gives MASASLLKSSPVLDKWEFVKGQPLLRQHSVAAVRYQPSALTVRATSYADELVKTAKTVASPGRGILAMDESNATCGKRLASIGLENTEANRQAYRTLLVTAPGLGQYISGAILFEETLYQSTVDGKKIVDILVEQDIVPGIKVDKGLVPLAGSNNESWCQGLDGLASRSAAYYQQGARFAKWRTVVSIPNGPTALAVKEAAWGLARYAAISQDNGLVPIVEPEILLDGEHSIERTFEVAQQVWAEVFFYLAENNVLFEGILLKPSMVTPGAESKDKATPEKVADLTLKLLKRRIPPAVPGIMFLSGGQSEVEATLNLNAMNQGPNPWHVSFSYARALQNTCLKTWGGRPENVKAAQDALLLRAKSNSLAQLGKYTGEGESEEAKKELFVKGYSY, from the exons atggctTCTGCATCCCTCCTCAAGTCGTCGCCGGTTCTTGACAAGTGGGAGTTTGTGAAGGGACAGCCCCTCCTCCGCCAGCACTCCGTGGCCGCCGTCCGCTACCAGCCGTCCGCCCTCACCGTCCGTGCCACCTCGTACGCCGATGAGCTTGTTAAGACTGCG AAAACTGTTGCCTCCCCCGGGCGAGGAATCCTGGCGATGGACGAATCGAACGCGACGTGCGGGAAGCGTCTGGCGTCGATTGGGCTGGAGAACACGGAGGCGAACCGGCAAGCCTACCGCACGCTGCTGGTGACAGCCCCCGGTCTGGGTCAGTACATCTCCGGCGCTATCTTGTTCGAGGAGACTCTCTACCAATCCACCGTCGACGGCAAGAAGATCGTCGACATCCTTGTTGAGCAGGACATCGTGCCCGGGATCAAAGTCGACAAG GGTCTTGTTCCCTTGGCGGGCTCCAACAACGAGTCCTGGTGCCAGGGACTCGACGGCCTCGCCTCCCGCTCCGCTGCTTACTACCAGCAGGGTGCCAGATTCGCCAAGTG GCGAACTGTTGTGAGCATCCCCAACGGCCCCACTGCACTCGCCGTCAAGGAAGCTGCATGGGGCCTTGCTAGATATGCTGCTATCTCGCAG GACAACGGTTTGGTCCCCATTGTTGAGCCCGAGATCTTGCTTGATGGTGAACACTCAATCGAGAGAACATTCGAGGTTGCCCAGCAGGTCTGGGCTGAGGTTTTCTTCTACTTAGCAGAGAACAATGTCTTGTTTGAAGGAATTCTATTGAAACCTAGCATGGTCACCCCTGGAGCCGAGAGCAAAGACAAGGCCACCCCCGAGAAGGTCGCCGACCTCACTCTCAAGCTCCTCAAGAGAAGGATACCTCCGGCCGTCCCCGGCATCATG TTCTTGTCTGGAGGACAATCTGAAGTCGAGGCCACCCTCAACTTGAACGCGATGAACCAGGGCCCCAACCCATGGCACGTGTCCTTCTCGTATGCACGAGCCCTACAGAACACGTGCCTCAAGACGTGGGGAGGGAGGCCCGAGAACGTGAAGGCGGCTCAGGACGCCCTCCTCCTCAGAGCAAAGTCGAACTCGCTTGCCCAACTTGGAAAGTACACAGGAGAGGGCGAGTCCGAGGAGGCCAAGAAGGAATTGTTCGTTAAGGGATACAGTTACTAA
- the LOC130986675 gene encoding PHAF1 protein At3g51130, producing MQRNRRRCESTAMVSIILDLRPGVGLGPFSLGMPICEAFAQIEQQPNIYDVVHVKYYDEEPLKLDIVISLPDHGFHLRFDPWSQRLRLIEIFDIKRLQMRYATSLIGGASTLATFVAVYALFGPTYPGVYDKDRGVYTLFYPGLSFAFPIPSQYAQCCHDREAELPLEFPDGTTPVTCRVSIYDSSTDRKVGVGSSMMKACVPPLAAGSLYMEEVVVKLGEELWFTVGGQHISFGASPQDVWTELGRPCGIHQKQVDQMVIHSASDPKPRTTLCGDYFYNYFTRGLDILFDGQTHKIKKFVLHTNYPGHSDFNSYMKCNFVIYSSDYDGSFHQDVNNTSKCAITPSTKWEQVKEILGDSGRAAIQTQGSTSNPFGSTFVYGYPNVAFEVMKNGYIATVTLFQS from the exons ATGCAGAGAAACAGACGGAGGTGTGAGAGCACTGCTATGGTTTCCATCATCCTCGATCTCCGGCCCGGCGTCGGACTCGGCCCGTTCTCTCTCG GGATGCCAATCTGCGAAGCTTTTGCTCAGATAGAACAGCAGCCCAATATTTACGATGTTGTTCATGTCAAGTACTATGATGAG GAGCCTCTGAAACTTGACATTGTTATTAGCTTACCTGACCATGGGTTTCATCTTAGGTTTGATCCTTGGTCTCAG CGCCTGCGTCTTATTGAAATCTTTGACATCAAGCGGCTCCAAATGCGGTATGCCACTTCATTGATTGG AGGAGCTTCTACGCTAGCTACTTTTGTGGCCGTGTATGCTCTTTTCGGGCCAACATATCCTGGAGTTTATGACAAAGACCGGGGCGTGTACACTCTATTTTACCCA GGATTATCCTTTGCATTTCCAATTCCCTCACAGTATGCACAGTGCTGTCATGACCGGGAAG CTGAGCTCCCGCTGGAATTTCCGGATGGAACAACTCCGGTTACTTGTCGTGTCTCAATTTATGATTCGTCCACAGACCGTAAGGTTGGTGTAGGATCTTCAATGATGAAGGCATGCGTTCCTCCATTAGCAGCTGGCAGTCTTTACATGGAAGAAGTTGTGGTGAAG TTAGGGGAAGAATTGTGGTTTACAGTTGGTGGTCAGCACATATCTTTTGGTGCATCACCACAG GATGTCTGGACCGAATTGGGCCGCCCCTGTGGGATTCATCAGAAACAG GTGGACCAAATGGTAATCCATTCTGCATCTGATCCGAAGCCAAGAACCACCCTCTGTGGTGATTACTTCTACAATTATTTTACACGCGGCTTGGACATTTTATTTGATGGACAG actcataaaataaaaaagtttgtTCTGCATACCAACTATCCTGGTCATTCAGATTTCAACTCATACATGAAGTGCAACTTTGTGATATATAGTTCTGACT ATGATGGGTCATTTCATCAGGATGTGAATAATACCTCTAAATGTGCCATTACACCTAGCACAAAGTGGGAGCAAGTTAAG GAGATTCTTGGAGACAGCGGCAGAGCTGCCATCCAAACACAAGGGTCTACCAGCAATCCTTTCGGATCTACATTTGTATATGGATACCCAAATGTCGCCTTTGAG GTCATGAAAAATGGTTACATTGCAACTGTAACTCTGTTCCAGTCTTAG